The DNA region GCCTCACCGTTCGTTGAGCGTCCCCTTGGCACAATACCCGGCATGAGTGGACTCTTCGACGTGGCCATCGTGGGGGCCGGGCCGGTGGGCCTCGCCACCGCCATCGCCTGCAAGCGCGCGGGGCTGAGTTACGTGGTGCTCGAAAAGGGCTGCGTGGTGAACGCCATCTTCGAGTACCCGACCTACATGACCTTTTTCACCACGGCGCCCGAACTGGAGATCGGCAATCACCCGATGGTCACCGGGCACGACAAGCCCGACCGCCGCGACGCCCTGATGTACTACCGCCTCGTCACCCAGCGCGAGGAGCTGAACGTCCGGCAGTACACGGAGGTGGGGCGGGTGCACGCGGCTCCGGCGGGTTTCACCCTGGAGATCGAGGCGCAGGACGGCACGCCGGGCGTGGTCGAGGCGCGGCGCCTCGTCGTGGCGACCGGGTACTACGACAACCCGCTGACGATGGGCATTCCCGGCGAGGACAGCCCCAACGTCTCGCACTACTACACCGAGGCGCACCCCTTCATGGGCCTGAACGTCACCGTGATCGGGGCGGGCAACTCCGCCGCCGACGCAGCCCTCGACCTGTGGCGCGGGGGGGCGAACGTGACGATGGTGGTGCGGGCGCCCGAACTCAAGAGCACGATCAAGTACTGGGTGCGCCCCGACCTGGAGAACCGCATCAAGGAGGGCAGCATTGCGGCGCACTTCAACTTGCGGGTGGTCGAGATTCACCCCGATCACGTCCTCGTGCAGCAGGAGGACGGCACCACCTCCCGGTTGCCCACCCACTTCACCTTCGCGCTGACGGGCTACCGCCCCGACCTCTCCTTCCTGGCGGGCCTGAACCTGGCCACCCAGCCCGACGACTGCCTGGTCCTGAGCGAGCACTACGAGAGCAGCGTTCCGGGGCTCTTCGTGGTGGGCTCGGCGGGCTTCGCGGGGAAGACGAATCAGGTCTTCATCGAGAACGGGCGCCATCACGCGGTGGCGGCGGTCGCGGAGATCGAGCGGCAGCTTCAGGAGACGCGCGAGCCCGCCCCCCTGGCCCGCTGAGGGCCACCTCTCCCCTCCCCCGGCCCTCAGCCTGCAGTCACGTTTCGCGGCAGGGACCGTGAGATACTTCGCGCTATGCCCTCTTTTTCAAGGAGCGCTGCCCGTCGGAGCGCCGCCGTCCTCGTGAGCGTGCTACTGGGGGGTGCGTCCGCGCAGACGAGCATCGACATCCCCGCGCTGCCCCTCCCGGTCGCCCCGGTCTCCGCGCCGACGCCGCCCCCGGTGCCTGTTCCGGCTCCCGCGCCCGCCCCAGTCCCGGTTCCTGCCGACCCGACGCCCACCCCGGCGGTTCCAGCGGCGGCGCCCCAGCCCGCCCCGGCGCCTCCTTCCGCACCGGCCCCAGCCCCCGCCCCGCCCGCCCGCCCTGCCCCGACGGCACC from Deinococcus aetherius includes:
- a CDS encoding YpdA family putative bacillithiol disulfide reductase, with protein sequence MSGLFDVAIVGAGPVGLATAIACKRAGLSYVVLEKGCVVNAIFEYPTYMTFFTTAPELEIGNHPMVTGHDKPDRRDALMYYRLVTQREELNVRQYTEVGRVHAAPAGFTLEIEAQDGTPGVVEARRLVVATGYYDNPLTMGIPGEDSPNVSHYYTEAHPFMGLNVTVIGAGNSAADAALDLWRGGANVTMVVRAPELKSTIKYWVRPDLENRIKEGSIAAHFNLRVVEIHPDHVLVQQEDGTTSRLPTHFTFALTGYRPDLSFLAGLNLATQPDDCLVLSEHYESSVPGLFVVGSAGFAGKTNQVFIENGRHHAVAAVAEIERQLQETREPAPLAR